The following proteins come from a genomic window of Natrinema saccharevitans:
- a CDS encoding ABC transporter ATP-binding protein → MVAIETTGLTKEYGDLTAVDDLSLTVDDGEVFGFLGPNGAGKSTTINMLLDFARPTAGSATVLGYDAQAEADAISPRVGVLPEGFDVYPRLSGRRHIEFAAKTKGADDDPDELLERVGLDAADVERPAGDYSKGMRQRLATGMALVGDPDLLIMDEPSTGLDPHGIREMQDLVRREAERGTTVFFSSHILEHVEAVCDRVGVLNEGELVAVDTIAGLREELGGGATMTLTLADRSAADACDLLRDLSGIDDVTASGRTLECTVTDPAAKADVVTAVAGAGATIADVRIEEVSLESLFTALTNGDAAENEEITVTAETNATAAESGVTR, encoded by the coding sequence ATGGTTGCCATCGAAACGACCGGTCTGACCAAGGAGTACGGCGATCTCACCGCCGTCGACGACCTGAGCCTGACCGTCGACGACGGCGAGGTGTTCGGCTTCCTCGGCCCCAACGGGGCGGGGAAGTCGACGACGATCAACATGTTGCTCGACTTCGCGCGGCCGACCGCGGGGTCGGCGACCGTACTCGGCTACGACGCGCAGGCCGAGGCCGACGCGATCAGCCCCCGCGTCGGCGTCCTCCCCGAGGGATTCGACGTCTACCCCCGGCTGTCCGGCCGCCGCCACATCGAGTTCGCCGCGAAGACGAAAGGAGCCGACGACGATCCCGACGAACTCCTCGAGCGGGTCGGGCTCGACGCCGCGGACGTCGAGCGGCCGGCCGGCGACTACTCGAAGGGGATGCGCCAGCGGCTCGCGACCGGCATGGCGCTGGTCGGCGACCCCGACCTGCTGATCATGGACGAGCCCTCCACCGGGCTCGACCCTCACGGCATCCGCGAGATGCAGGACCTCGTCCGTCGCGAGGCCGAGCGCGGGACGACCGTCTTCTTCTCGAGTCACATCCTCGAACACGTCGAGGCGGTTTGTGATCGGGTCGGCGTGTTGAACGAGGGCGAACTCGTCGCCGTCGACACGATCGCAGGGCTGCGCGAGGAACTCGGCGGCGGTGCGACGATGACGCTGACCTTGGCCGATCGGAGCGCGGCCGACGCCTGCGACCTCCTCCGCGACCTGTCCGGGATCGACGACGTGACCGCGTCCGGGCGGACCCTCGAGTGTACGGTCACCGATCCGGCCGCGAAGGCCGATGTCGTGACCGCCGTCGCCGGCGCGGGCGCGACGATCGCGGACGTGCGGATCGAGGAGGTCTCCCTCGAGTCGCTGTTCACCGCCTTGACGAACGGCGACGCGGCCGAGAACGAGGAGATAACGGTGACGGCCGAGACGAACGCGACCGCAGCCGAATCGGGGGTGACCCGATGA
- a CDS encoding ArsR/SmtB family transcription factor, which yields MTDDEDEEVLALLDDEYARRILIAASEEPMSVDRLTDRCDASPPTIYRRIERLADQGFLDEYQELDPDGHHYKTYSTRLERVAIEIAEGSMEMDVYRRDEDPADRFTRLFEDL from the coding sequence ATGACCGACGATGAGGACGAGGAAGTACTCGCCTTACTCGACGACGAGTACGCGCGTCGGATCCTCATCGCGGCCAGCGAGGAACCGATGTCCGTCGACCGCCTCACCGACCGCTGTGACGCCTCGCCGCCGACGATCTACCGGCGGATCGAGCGGCTCGCGGACCAGGGGTTCCTCGACGAGTATCAGGAACTCGATCCCGATGGACACCACTACAAGACCTACAGCACGCGACTCGAGCGCGTGGCGATCGAGATCGCCGAGGGCTCGATGGAGATGGACGTGTATCGCCGCGACGAGGACCCCGCCGACCGGTTCACCCGGCTGTTCGAGGATCTGTGA
- a CDS encoding DUF7521 family protein, with translation MTGTGLATVALETTVFGLDEATTIFLTGLTSAALGTVVAWTAYRGYARNDSRPMLFLAVGIAFLTVVPFVSSYAVDWGTDATDATVLLVVTVSHLFGLLAIVRSFRRPDST, from the coding sequence ATGACCGGAACCGGACTGGCGACGGTCGCGCTCGAGACGACCGTCTTCGGACTCGACGAGGCGACGACGATCTTCCTGACGGGGCTGACAAGCGCCGCGCTCGGAACGGTCGTGGCGTGGACGGCCTATCGGGGGTACGCGCGAAACGACAGCCGGCCGATGCTGTTTCTGGCCGTCGGCATCGCCTTCCTGACGGTCGTGCCGTTCGTCTCGTCGTACGCGGTCGACTGGGGGACCGACGCGACCGACGCGACGGTGTTGCTCGTCGTCACCGTCTCGCACCTGTTCGGCCTGCTCGCGATCGTTCGCTCGTTCAGGAGACCCGATTCGACATGA
- a CDS encoding sensor domain-containing protein, with amino-acid sequence MSSTRTTVGTVLDRVRAWSRRFVGVVARKRTYANIAYLLLSFPLGIGYFTVLVTGAAIPIGLGFALADMATTEPIALLIAGIPLLLVLVCIGGPLVAVVLFASIELTALERLLATRLLGADVRTGEPAGSVRERARRLVFDRGTWKGIGYLFSKFVLGLLSFIAVITGFAFTYALVAAPLHYRNQLVGIHIADPIEVVPELTYQHEDWTVDLTSPIPLSITDGELVSVYVDSLPSALVVSAVGILVGLVVLHLFNAVAWLFARYTELLLDGTQPSIFSEPPTE; translated from the coding sequence ATGAGTTCGACACGCACGACAGTCGGAACCGTACTCGACCGCGTCCGCGCCTGGAGCCGCCGGTTCGTCGGCGTCGTCGCCCGCAAGCGGACCTACGCCAACATCGCGTACCTGCTGCTGTCGTTCCCGCTCGGGATCGGCTACTTCACCGTCCTCGTGACCGGCGCGGCGATCCCGATCGGGCTCGGGTTCGCGCTCGCCGATATGGCCACGACGGAGCCGATCGCGCTCCTTATCGCCGGGATTCCGCTGCTGCTGGTCCTGGTGTGTATCGGCGGGCCGCTCGTGGCCGTCGTCCTGTTCGCGTCGATCGAACTGACCGCCCTCGAGCGGCTGCTGGCGACGCGGTTGCTCGGCGCGGACGTCCGAACCGGCGAGCCGGCCGGCAGCGTCCGCGAGCGGGCCCGCCGGCTCGTCTTCGATCGGGGGACGTGGAAGGGGATCGGCTACCTGTTCAGCAAGTTCGTACTCGGACTCCTCTCGTTTATCGCGGTGATCACGGGGTTTGCGTTTACCTACGCCCTCGTCGCCGCGCCGCTTCACTACCGAAATCAGCTGGTCGGCATCCACATCGCCGACCCGATCGAGGTCGTCCCCGAACTCACCTACCAGCACGAGGACTGGACCGTCGACTTGACCTCCCCGATTCCGCTGTCGATTACCGACGGCGAACTGGTGTCGGTGTACGTCGACTCGCTGCCGTCGGCGCTCGTCGTCTCGGCGGTCGGAATCCTCGTCGGACTGGTCGTCCTCCACCTGTTCAACGCCGTCGCGTGGCTGTTCGCTCGGTACACGGAACTGCTGTTGGACGGCACGCAGCCGTCGATCTTCAGCGAGCCGCCGACGGAGTGA
- a CDS encoding aminotransferase class V-fold PLP-dependent enzyme, protein MSQQNLEALDVGAIREEYPILQREFNVASETQRADGEAVDNGEQLVYLDNAATTQTPDPVVDAMSDYYREYNANVHRGIHHLSQEASIAYEEAHDRVADFIGADGREEIVFTKNTTEAENLVAYSWGLNELGAGDEIVLTEMEHHASLVTWQQIGKRTGADVKYVRVTDEGRLDMDHASEIITDDTAMVSAVHVSNTLGTVNPVTDLVDIAHDHDALAFIDGAQAVPNRPVDVAAIDADFYAFSGHKMAGPTGIGALYGKREILEEMQPYLYGGDMITKVTFEDSTWNELPWKFEAGTPQIAEAVGLVAAIDYLEDIGMERIEAHEEELARYAYEQLDAEPGIEIYGPEPGPERGGLVGFNLESVHAHDLASIMNDHAVAIRAGDHCTQPLHDKLGVAASARASFYIYNTKEEVDKLVAAIDDARELFA, encoded by the coding sequence ATGAGTCAACAGAACCTCGAGGCGCTCGACGTCGGGGCGATCCGGGAGGAGTATCCCATCCTTCAGCGGGAGTTCAACGTTGCGTCGGAGACGCAACGAGCAGACGGCGAAGCCGTCGACAACGGCGAGCAACTCGTCTATCTCGACAACGCGGCGACGACCCAGACGCCGGACCCGGTCGTCGACGCGATGAGCGACTACTACCGGGAGTACAACGCCAACGTCCACCGCGGCATCCACCACCTCAGTCAGGAGGCATCGATCGCCTACGAGGAGGCCCACGACCGCGTCGCCGACTTCATCGGTGCCGACGGCCGCGAGGAGATCGTCTTCACGAAGAACACGACCGAGGCCGAGAACCTCGTCGCCTACTCGTGGGGACTGAACGAACTCGGCGCCGGCGACGAGATCGTCCTCACCGAGATGGAACACCACGCCTCGCTGGTCACGTGGCAACAGATCGGCAAGCGCACCGGGGCCGACGTCAAGTACGTTCGGGTCACGGACGAGGGCCGCCTCGACATGGATCACGCGAGCGAGATCATCACCGACGACACCGCGATGGTCTCGGCGGTCCACGTCTCGAACACGCTAGGTACGGTCAACCCCGTCACCGACCTGGTCGACATCGCCCACGACCACGACGCGCTGGCTTTCATCGACGGCGCGCAGGCCGTCCCCAACCGCCCCGTCGACGTCGCGGCCATCGACGCCGACTTCTACGCCTTTTCGGGTCACAAAATGGCCGGCCCCACCGGGATCGGCGCCCTCTACGGCAAGCGGGAGATCCTCGAGGAGATGCAGCCGTACCTCTACGGCGGCGACATGATCACGAAGGTCACCTTCGAGGACTCGACCTGGAACGAACTCCCCTGGAAGTTCGAGGCCGGCACGCCACAGATCGCCGAGGCCGTCGGCCTCGTGGCCGCCATCGACTACCTCGAGGACATCGGCATGGAGCGCATCGAGGCCCACGAGGAGGAACTGGCCCGCTACGCCTACGAACAGCTCGACGCCGAGCCCGGCATCGAGATCTACGGCCCCGAACCCGGCCCCGAACGCGGCGGCCTCGTCGGGTTCAACCTCGAGAGCGTCCACGCTCACGACCTGGCCTCGATCATGAACGATCACGCGGTCGCGATCCGCGCCGGCGACCACTGTACCCAGCCGCTGCACGACAAGCTGGGGGTGGCCGCGTCGGCTCGAGCCTCGTTCTACATCTACAACACGAAAGAAGAGGTCGACAAGCTGGTCGCGGCGATCGACGACGCTCGAGAGTTGTTCGCGTAA
- a CDS encoding response regulator, protein MATDDEGANEQIDILLVEPNPGDSRLFEEQCKDAKLLNTIHTVTDGEAALEFLHQRGEYADGSQPDIVLLEPQLPGKSGIEILSELKDDPALNEIPVIVLTSSDAGEKVVQSHGLEADTYLQKPVEPEDFVEFAQSIEEFWFAIVQKPSQSATRD, encoded by the coding sequence ATGGCCACGGACGACGAGGGAGCGAACGAGCAGATAGACATCCTGCTGGTCGAGCCCAACCCCGGCGACAGCCGCCTCTTCGAGGAACAGTGCAAGGACGCGAAGTTGCTCAACACCATCCACACCGTGACCGACGGCGAGGCGGCGCTCGAATTCCTCCACCAGCGCGGCGAGTACGCGGACGGGTCTCAGCCCGATATCGTCCTGCTCGAGCCACAACTGCCCGGCAAGAGCGGGATCGAGATCCTCTCGGAACTGAAAGACGATCCGGCCCTGAACGAGATCCCGGTCATCGTCCTCACGAGTTCCGACGCGGGGGAGAAGGTCGTCCAGTCCCACGGCCTCGAGGCCGACACCTACCTGCAAAAGCCCGTCGAGCCCGAGGATTTCGTCGAGTTCGCCCAGTCGATCGAGGAGTTCTGGTTCGCGATCGTCCAGAAGCCCTCGCAGTCGGCGACCCGCGACTGA
- a CDS encoding HD domain-containing protein: MLEAVRDRARPYFDDASPAHDWHHVQRVDRLAETLCERHPELADERVVRLAVYCHDVGRTKEDRGEIDDHATWGAREAERILGDCGADAATIERVQHCIRAHRYSNDVEPATLEAKLVSDADNLDALGAVGIARVFAYGGEIGDPIHDPAQSVEEDDTDAGATQYNHVHKKILDLPARMYTDVGRDLAADRAAFVREYVARFDDEVAGER, translated from the coding sequence ATGCTCGAGGCAGTTCGCGACCGCGCACGCCCGTATTTCGACGACGCGTCACCGGCCCACGACTGGCACCACGTCCAGCGGGTCGACCGACTGGCCGAAACGTTGTGCGAGCGCCACCCCGAGCTCGCCGACGAGCGGGTGGTCCGCCTCGCCGTCTACTGTCACGACGTCGGCCGAACGAAGGAAGATCGCGGCGAGATCGACGACCACGCGACGTGGGGTGCGCGGGAGGCCGAACGAATCCTGGGCGACTGCGGGGCCGACGCGGCGACGATCGAGCGCGTCCAGCACTGCATCCGGGCCCACCGCTACTCGAACGACGTCGAGCCCGCGACGCTCGAGGCGAAACTCGTCTCGGACGCGGACAACCTCGACGCGCTCGGCGCGGTCGGCATCGCCCGCGTGTTCGCCTACGGCGGCGAGATCGGCGACCCGATCCACGACCCCGCCCAGTCGGTCGAGGAGGACGACACCGACGCCGGCGCGACCCAGTACAACCACGTCCACAAGAAGATCCTCGACCTGCCGGCGCGGATGTACACCGACGTCGGTCGGGACCTCGCCGCCGACCGGGCGGCGTTCGTCCGCGAGTACGTCGCGCGGTTCGACGACGAGGTGGCGGGCGAGCGGTAG
- the sufU gene encoding Fe-S cluster assembly sulfur transfer protein SufU, whose product MGLGSDMYRQQILDHYKNPRNYGELEDPTYTHVGENPMCGDEIRMDVDLADDGETIERVAFRGDGCAISQASASMLSGELVGKTLAELQEMDRDDVIDMLGVEVSPMRVKCAVLAEKVAQDGAEIYEGELDVEKTTTEDD is encoded by the coding sequence ATGGGACTGGGCTCCGATATGTACCGACAGCAGATCCTCGACCACTACAAGAACCCGCGTAACTACGGGGAACTCGAGGATCCCACGTACACGCACGTCGGCGAGAACCCGATGTGTGGCGACGAGATCCGCATGGACGTCGACCTCGCCGACGACGGGGAGACGATCGAGCGGGTCGCCTTCCGGGGCGACGGCTGTGCGATCAGTCAGGCCTCCGCCAGCATGCTCTCCGGGGAACTCGTCGGCAAGACGCTGGCGGAACTCCAGGAGATGGACCGCGACGACGTGATCGACATGCTCGGGGTCGAGGTTTCGCCGATGCGGGTCAAATGCGCCGTGCTGGCCGAGAAGGTCGCACAGGACGGGGCGGAGATCTACGAGGGCGAACTCGACGTCGAGAAGACGACGACCGAGGACGACTGA
- the radA gene encoding DNA repair and recombination protein RadA: protein MPEADLEELPGVGPATADKLHDAGFDSFQSLAVASPSELSNTADVGESTAADIVNAARDAADVGGFETGSTVLERRNEIGKLRWHIDEVDDLLGGGIETQSITEVYGEFGAGKSQVTHQMAVNVQLPKEVGGLHGSAIFVDSEDTFRPERIDDMVRGLSDEAITAALEDREIEGSADDEDAVDALVEDVLEKIHVAKAFNSNHQMLLAEKAKELASEHEDSEYPVRLLCVDSLTAHFRAEYVGRGELADRQQKLNKHLHDLDKVGNLYNAAVIVTNQVASNPDSFFGDPTQPIGGNILGHKSTFRIYLRKSKGDKRIVKLVDAPNLADGEAVMRVQDGGLKPE from the coding sequence ATGCCCGAAGCAGATCTCGAGGAACTCCCCGGCGTCGGACCGGCGACCGCAGACAAACTCCACGATGCAGGCTTCGACTCCTTCCAGAGTCTGGCCGTCGCCTCGCCGTCGGAACTGTCGAACACGGCCGACGTCGGCGAGTCCACCGCCGCGGACATCGTCAACGCCGCCCGTGACGCCGCCGACGTCGGCGGCTTCGAGACCGGCTCGACCGTACTGGAGCGGCGGAACGAAATCGGCAAGCTGCGCTGGCACATCGACGAGGTCGACGACCTGCTCGGCGGCGGGATCGAGACCCAGTCGATCACCGAAGTCTACGGCGAGTTCGGGGCCGGCAAGTCCCAGGTCACCCACCAGATGGCCGTCAACGTCCAGCTTCCCAAAGAGGTCGGCGGCCTCCACGGCAGCGCCATCTTCGTGGACAGCGAGGACACCTTCCGGCCCGAACGGATCGACGACATGGTCCGGGGTCTGTCCGACGAGGCGATCACCGCGGCGCTCGAGGACCGCGAGATCGAGGGCTCGGCCGACGACGAGGACGCGGTCGATGCGCTCGTCGAGGACGTCCTCGAGAAGATCCACGTCGCGAAGGCGTTCAACTCCAACCACCAGATGCTGCTGGCCGAGAAGGCCAAGGAACTGGCCAGCGAACACGAGGATTCGGAGTATCCGGTTCGCCTGCTCTGTGTCGACTCGCTGACTGCCCACTTCCGCGCGGAGTACGTCGGCCGTGGCGAACTCGCCGACCGACAGCAGAAACTCAACAAGCACCTCCACGACCTCGACAAGGTCGGCAACCTCTACAACGCCGCCGTCATCGTCACGAATCAGGTCGCTTCCAACCCCGACTCGTTCTTCGGCGACCCGACCCAACCGATCGGTGGCAACATCCTCGGCCACAAGTCTACCTTCCGGATTTACCTGCGCAAGTCCAAGGGTGACAAGCGGATCGTCAAACTGGTCGACGCGCCGAACCTCGCCGACGGCGAGGCCGTCATGCGCGTTCAGGACGGCGGCCTGAAGCCGGAGTAA
- a CDS encoding outer membrane protein assembly factor BamB family protein, with protein MTEWNQFKGDPHNSGCRREIDGPTRVTEGWTANLVGPPGSPVCDRDTVYVGTERGNCYALERATGRRRWVFETTAATDAAPLVTRDRLFLGTADGTVRALDPGTGEQQWEVGLPDDLAAAPALASGRLYVGHADGLTALEPETGTELWTHETESAVVGAPAVADGREGQHRRSALEQDGSSESLGGTDPRPLETGRPDATDGEWTGERIFAGTEYGAVVALEAETGEEAWTAPVDGAIEAGPTVGDGRVYVADDEGTMIAMDAGTGQSWFTYEIRDAFTTSATVLPAAETTFVGAADGYCHVTDTTVGRRKLRGWLFSRKGIELDGPIRSCPVVAGDVVCVGDASGSIYGIDAADDCDLAWHVALEDGVIGTPAIGDGRLFVGCEDERLHCLEWGDGPRR; from the coding sequence GTGACCGAGTGGAACCAGTTCAAGGGCGATCCGCACAACTCCGGGTGTCGGCGAGAGATCGACGGGCCCACCCGCGTGACCGAGGGCTGGACGGCCAACCTCGTCGGACCGCCGGGATCGCCGGTCTGTGACCGCGATACCGTCTACGTCGGCACGGAACGGGGCAACTGCTACGCCCTCGAGCGGGCGACGGGCCGTCGACGGTGGGTCTTCGAGACGACGGCCGCGACCGACGCCGCGCCGCTCGTGACCCGGGACCGGCTGTTTCTGGGGACCGCCGACGGCACGGTTCGTGCGCTCGACCCCGGCACCGGCGAGCAGCAGTGGGAAGTCGGCCTCCCGGACGACCTCGCGGCCGCCCCCGCGCTCGCGTCCGGCCGGCTCTACGTCGGCCACGCGGACGGGCTGACCGCGCTCGAGCCCGAGACGGGGACCGAACTGTGGACCCACGAGACCGAATCGGCCGTCGTCGGCGCGCCGGCGGTCGCCGACGGCCGCGAGGGGCAGCATCGTCGCTCGGCCCTCGAGCAGGACGGGTCGTCGGAGTCCCTCGGCGGGACCGATCCACGCCCGCTCGAGACGGGCCGACCCGACGCTACCGACGGGGAGTGGACCGGCGAGCGGATCTTCGCCGGCACCGAGTACGGGGCCGTCGTCGCCCTCGAGGCCGAGACGGGCGAGGAGGCCTGGACCGCGCCGGTCGACGGCGCGATCGAGGCGGGCCCGACCGTCGGCGACGGCCGGGTCTACGTCGCCGACGACGAGGGGACGATGATCGCGATGGACGCCGGCACCGGCCAGTCGTGGTTCACCTACGAGATCCGCGACGCCTTCACCACGTCCGCGACCGTCCTTCCGGCCGCGGAGACGACCTTCGTCGGGGCCGCGGACGGCTACTGCCACGTCACCGACACGACCGTCGGCCGGCGGAAACTGCGGGGCTGGCTGTTCTCCCGCAAGGGGATCGAACTCGACGGCCCGATCCGGTCGTGCCCGGTCGTCGCCGGCGACGTCGTCTGCGTCGGCGACGCAAGCGGCTCGATATACGGGATCGACGCCGCCGACGACTGCGACCTCGCGTGGCACGTCGCCCTCGAGGACGGCGTGATCGGCACGCCCGCGATCGGTGACGGCCGACTGTTCGTCGGCTGCGAGGACGAGCGGCTCCACTGCCTCGAGTGGGGCGACGGACCGCGACGCTGA
- the pspAB gene encoding PspA-associated protein PspAB, with product MGLLDGLRAILGSRAETDAGRDADPDDLFGMSTAYLTMQADLGYESLDVGALCFSGVDSAAFRDAVDEVEAILEAGREETGTAFSVTSDDHGYHWVVLADDDPEDLITSMHFAADTFIEHGYGSRLLAAVFAYENRDGPAYWIYSFRRGRFYPFVPRSGRERDSSAEFTLESALDGELEIEREKEYWYPLWPSEGGTHPWE from the coding sequence ATGGGACTGCTGGACGGACTGCGGGCCATCCTCGGGTCGCGGGCCGAGACCGACGCCGGCCGCGACGCCGACCCCGACGACCTCTTCGGGATGAGTACCGCCTACCTCACGATGCAGGCCGATCTGGGCTACGAGTCGCTCGACGTGGGGGCCCTCTGTTTCTCCGGCGTCGACTCGGCGGCTTTCCGCGACGCCGTCGACGAGGTCGAGGCGATCCTCGAGGCCGGCCGCGAGGAGACCGGCACCGCCTTCTCGGTCACCAGTGACGACCACGGCTATCACTGGGTCGTCCTCGCGGACGACGACCCCGAGGACCTGATCACGAGCATGCACTTCGCGGCGGACACGTTCATCGAACACGGCTACGGCTCGCGGCTGCTGGCGGCCGTGTTCGCCTACGAGAATCGCGACGGACCGGCGTACTGGATCTACTCCTTCCGCCGGGGCCGCTTCTACCCCTTCGTGCCCCGGTCGGGCCGGGAACGGGACTCGAGCGCGGAGTTCACTCTCGAGTCGGCCTTGGACGGCGAACTCGAGATCGAGCGCGAGAAAGAGTACTGGTACCCGCTCTGGCCCAGCGAGGGCGGAACCCACCCCTGGGAGTAG
- the htpX gene encoding zinc metalloprotease HtpX, giving the protein MNWQADWGLRLRMFVTMFLLFALYIVFAAVITTYVGGGLLVFGLLFGGFSLVQYYFSDTLTLRSMGAKTVSADEYPQLHASIERLSQQADLPKPKVAVVDSNTPNAFATGRNQKNAAVCVTTGIMNTLEQDELDGVLAHELAHVKNRDMMVMTIASFLSTIAFMMVRWGAFFGGGHSRGGGRQGGGGGIVVAILVSLVVWIISYLLIRALSRYREYAADRGAAAITGNPSALASALLKISGEMDKVPKDDLREEAEMNAFFIIPIKSGVVGRLFSTHPPTEKRVEQLRDLEREMQSF; this is encoded by the coding sequence ATGAACTGGCAGGCGGACTGGGGGCTGCGACTCCGGATGTTCGTGACGATGTTTCTGCTCTTTGCGCTGTATATCGTCTTCGCGGCCGTGATCACCACCTACGTCGGCGGCGGCTTACTGGTTTTCGGGCTGTTGTTCGGCGGCTTCTCGCTCGTTCAGTACTACTTCAGCGACACGCTGACCCTGCGGAGCATGGGTGCGAAGACGGTGTCGGCCGACGAGTACCCGCAACTGCACGCCTCGATCGAACGGCTCTCCCAGCAGGCCGACCTCCCGAAACCGAAGGTGGCGGTTGTCGACTCGAACACGCCCAACGCCTTCGCGACCGGCCGCAACCAGAAAAACGCCGCCGTCTGCGTGACGACGGGAATCATGAACACGCTCGAGCAGGACGAACTCGACGGCGTGCTGGCCCACGAACTCGCTCACGTCAAGAACCGCGACATGATGGTGATGACCATCGCCTCCTTCCTCTCGACGATCGCGTTCATGATGGTCCGCTGGGGGGCCTTCTTCGGCGGCGGCCACAGCCGCGGCGGCGGTCGCCAGGGCGGTGGTGGCGGCATCGTCGTCGCCATCCTCGTCTCGCTGGTCGTCTGGATCATCAGCTACCTGCTCATCCGGGCGCTCTCGCGCTATCGCGAGTACGCCGCCGACCGCGGCGCGGCCGCGATCACCGGCAACCCCTCGGCGCTCGCCTCCGCGCTGCTGAAGATCTCCGGCGAGATGGACAAGGTCCCGAAAGACGACCTGCGCGAGGAGGCCGAGATGAACGCCTTCTTCATCATCCCGATCAAGTCCGGCGTCGTCGGCCGGCTGTTCTCGACGCACCCGCCGACCGAGAAGCGCGTCGAGCAACTGCGCGACCTCGAGCGCGAAATGCAATCGTTCTAA
- a CDS encoding 60S ribosomal export protein NMD3, which produces MSESRAFCPRCGDPVPERSASDADGGPEGQANDPLRPGAEVELCDSCYFEDFDFVDAPDRIDVRVCAQCGAVHRGNRWVDVGARDYTDIAIEEVSEALGVHVDVEDVAWQIDPEQVDQNTIRMHSYFTGVVRETPVEEEVTVPVKIARQTCTRCGRIAGDYYASIVQIRAEDRTPATEEVERAKEIANEIVADMEATGDRNAFVTEIGEVDDGLNIKVSTNKIGKKISNKMIEEFGGTVNDAETLVTEDEDGNEVYRVTFAVRLPPYTPGDVIDLADDDGGPVLVRSARGNLKGVRVTTGERYEAGYEEGTSPDARKLGDLEDATEATVVTVEDDNAVQVLDPETFRATTVARPDYFDPDAETVPVLKSRAGLHVLPESDD; this is translated from the coding sequence ATGAGTGAGTCGCGCGCGTTCTGTCCCCGGTGTGGGGACCCAGTTCCCGAGCGATCGGCGAGCGACGCGGACGGCGGTCCGGAGGGGCAGGCGAACGACCCGCTTCGGCCCGGCGCCGAGGTCGAACTCTGTGATTCCTGTTACTTCGAGGACTTCGACTTCGTCGACGCGCCGGACCGGATCGACGTCCGCGTCTGTGCCCAGTGTGGCGCGGTCCACCGGGGGAACCGATGGGTCGACGTCGGCGCACGGGATTACACGGACATCGCCATCGAGGAGGTCAGCGAGGCCCTGGGCGTCCACGTCGACGTCGAGGACGTCGCCTGGCAGATCGATCCCGAACAGGTCGATCAGAACACGATCCGGATGCACTCGTACTTCACGGGCGTCGTCCGCGAGACGCCGGTCGAGGAGGAGGTGACGGTGCCGGTCAAGATCGCCCGCCAGACCTGTACCCGCTGTGGTCGGATCGCCGGCGACTACTACGCCAGCATCGTCCAGATCCGCGCCGAGGACCGGACTCCGGCGACCGAGGAAGTCGAGCGGGCAAAGGAGATCGCGAACGAGATCGTCGCCGACATGGAGGCCACGGGCGACCGCAACGCCTTCGTCACCGAGATCGGCGAGGTGGACGACGGCCTGAACATCAAGGTCTCGACCAACAAGATCGGGAAGAAGATCTCGAACAAGATGATCGAGGAGTTCGGCGGCACCGTCAACGACGCCGAGACCCTGGTCACGGAAGACGAGGACGGCAACGAGGTCTACCGGGTCACCTTCGCCGTCCGCCTGCCGCCCTACACTCCCGGCGACGTGATCGACCTCGCCGACGACGACGGCGGCCCCGTCCTGGTCCGCAGCGCCCGCGGCAACCTCAAGGGCGTCCGCGTGACGACCGGCGAGCGCTACGAGGCCGGCTACGAGGAGGGCACCTCCCCCGACGCGCGGAAACTGGGCGACCTCGAGGACGCGACCGAAGCGACGGTCGTCACCGTCGAGGACGACAACGCGGTGCAGGTTCTCGACCCCGAGACGTTTCGAGCCACGACGGTCGCTCGGCCGGACTACTTCGATCCCGACGCCGAGACCGTCCCCGTGTTGAAGAGCCGCGCCGGCCTGCACGTCCTGCCCGAAAGCGATGACTGA